The DNA window GGCCTTCCCTGTGGAGGGCCGGCTGCAGGAAGGGAGTCTCAGGGCTCTGTCAGGATGCAAAGGCATCGGCAGGACCAGCGGGCAGCGAAGGGACAGGGCCGGAGGACAGCCAGCGGAGCGCCCCCGACTGGCTCCATCTCCGTGGACTGGGAGCAGGGTGCTCAGGCGCCAGGGCAGCGGGCGGAGGGCCGCTCGCAGATCCAGAAGTTCTGGGCGGTACACTTGCTGTCGTTCCAGTCCTCCACGGAGAGCTCCACGCAGTCCTCGTCTCCGGCGTTGTTGGGCTCCCCCTCTTTCCAGTAGCTGCAAATCCCATCAAGAGATCCATGAGCCCAGGCCCCAGAGCCCAGCCCAGCCACCCCAGGAGCTGCTCCATGAGCCTCAGCGCAGGAAGTCCGGCTCGGGCCAGTCAGTGCCGAGGAATCCAGGGACAGGTTTTCCAAAAGGTGAGCGCCAACCCCACCTTCGTGAAAATCACCTCCAACAAAGGAAAAGTGCAGGTTCTGGGGCCCCAGTGGGGGCTGCTGGGACAAGGACCCCCCGGGGAAGGAGTGTGCACTACACCAAGTTTCTTGATTGCTTTCCACCAAACCGTGAATTAGGGGTGGGGTCCTTCCCCTGCCCACTCTGCACCATTGTCTCTGGGGAGTGTCACCTGAGCTGGAGAGGGGTATTGTCCACCCAGTACCAGGAACCTTCATTGTTGTGGTCACTGAGGCCAATCCAGGTACGCTGGCTCTTTCTGATGTCCCAGTACCTCAGGAACCTCTGTAGAGGGGGAGCATCAGCAGGAGGACCCCTTTCCCTGTCTGTCTACATTCACACTGTGCTCTGGTTCCATGGAAGTTCTTCCTGCAGTCTAGCCCAGAGCCCCTAGTCAAGTTGTAGGCACTGGAATGTATGTGCAGGCTGTGGGTGTGTATCGATATGCACACACGCGTGGAAATGTGCTGACATGTCTCAGTTCAGTGCAGGAAGGGATTGAGCTTGGTCTCAGGGGTGCTCTGAGCTTCCCTTCTGTCCATGCTCACCTCTCCTGTGCTCCCTTCTCCTTCAAGACCTCCCAAGACCATTAGGACACCTCCCCCTGGAAGCCTTCCCTGACTGCATCTCCTCCAACCCTGCCCAGCTGCCCACCAGGCCTCCAACCCTGAGGGCCAAGGAGGGTGTGGGAGGCCTCTCCTGGACCCGTTGGTAGTCCAGCCCCAGGTCAGAAGCTCAGGCAGCTACCTGCTCTGCAGCGTTGTTGACGATCACCAGGTGGGCCCCCATGTCCCGGCAGGAGGAGACGGAATTCTCCCAGGTGCCCAGGGTCCGAGAGAAGAGGTAGCAGTTTCCCTGGAATGCCTCCCAGCCCCAGGGGCAGGGTCGGCACAGGGCACCTGGGGAGGAGGAGTGTGGCTGGGACACGAGGCTGGGCTCCTgggactccctgccctgccccagcCCTGGCCCAGGGCCCGGCCCTTATGTTCAGCTGTTCGCTCAGTCTGCAAGAGTCCCAGGAGCAAGGTcccagccctgccctgccctcctcACACTGTAGCCAGTCCCTCCTCAGACCCCCAGCTCCCTGCTGACCCAGGCCCCCGACACCTACCCAGGGAGGTGTTGATCCAGGTCAGCTGCTGACGGACCTGCTCCAGGCCCGAGAGTACCTGCTCCTGAGAAGCAGCCCCTGCAACAAAAGGGGTTCTGTCATTCATTTCATCACCTGCTGTGTGTTTCCGAAGAGAGGGCCCCATGCAGATGTCCTCTGTGGATCTCACAGTGACCACAGGAGCCCCACTTTGCAGGCCAGAACACTGAGCCTCAGAGACTTGCCCAACATTGCCATCACACATGTGCCCCCCCacagcagtggcttgcccatgtcACACAGCCATGAAGCCCTCTCCTGCTCAGGACCCTGACTCCAGCCCCTCACCCAAGCTGAAGTTGCTCGGAGGATCCTGGACCTTTGCCTGCGGGGATCCGGGGGTCCTGGAAACTGCAAGAGAGAAGAGCATACCCCTCCTATGAGCACCGACTGTATGCCTGTCCCTGTGCCTAAGCTGCACACAGGGGAGGATAAGCTCCATAGCCCAGATGAAGTAACAGGCTCAGAGAGGGACATTAAGCTGCCCGTAGCCACACAGGAAAGGATGTGTAGCTCTGATGTCCCAGCCCAAGTGGGTTAGGGGCAGGACAAGGATTATCCCAGAGGGAAACCccaggggctggggtgtagctcagtaactgagcacctgcctagcatgtgcaaggccaagGGATTGGTCCCAGCATTTTCTGGGCACTGGGGCAGGGAAATGGGGGGAGCCAAAGACACATCTAAAAGGAGCCCAAGCCCAGCAGATAGAGCCCCCTCCCTGACTCACCTTGAACCAGGGTGGTCACCAAGAGCACAAAGCAGAGGCCCAAAGAGCTGAGAAGCAGCAACAGAATCCAGGGGACTCGGGTCAGCCAGCCTGCAGGACCTGCAGATGGGCAGAGCTGGGCTTGAGGGACAGCTCTCTGCTGGAGAGGACCCCCTGCCACCCCACCCCTGAACCTGCCACCCCATACCTGGAAAGCTCTTTGGGCTCTGAGTGAGCATCTCGGGGTCTTTCTCAGTGAATCTCTGGCCTCCGAATGTTGCCTTCTCCTCTGAAGGGGGCACAGCACTCTGAGCTGAGCGTGGAGGGCCAGGGCTGGAAACTCAGCCACCTCCCCCAGCCCAAGCTGGAGGCCCCGATCACCGCCCCCAACCTGAGGCTCTGCCTCCCCTGCAGCACCCAAGGAGGTCCAGCCTCACCCGGGAGGCCCAGCACCCTGGGATCATGTTCTCCTGCCATCTTCTGCTTGTGTCCACTGCCCCTCTGACCTCCCTCTGCCCTGAGGTTCTTATagtgccaccaccaccaccagctgGTCCAGCCTCCCTGACTCAGGAAAAATAGGAGCAGGGTGGAGGCACCCTCACCCCGGAAAAGTGTGGGGAGAGATGAAGCGCCTGACACAGCGAGGAGAGGGGACTCTGGGTGGGGACAGGAGCTGCCAGTGGCACTGTTTCAACCCCCATCAGTACTGGAACCTTGGGCCTCACCACAGGGCAGCCTGGGTCTCCGGGCCGGGACCTGGGTGGGTGCTTCTTCCTGGGCACAGGTGAGGGTGGAAATCTCCTGCTCCAGTGGAGGGTCCTGGCCATCTCTGGCCTTAAGATCTACAGACACTGCTTCTCAGGGGGCCCAGGACGTGGCCAGCTCCAGCT is part of the Callospermophilus lateralis isolate mCalLat2 chromosome 1, mCalLat2.hap1, whole genome shotgun sequence genome and encodes:
- the LOC143395251 gene encoding CD209 antigen-like protein 2 isoform X2 — its product is MAGEHDPRVLGLPEEKATFGGQRFTEKDPEMLTQSPKSFPGPAGWLTRVPWILLLLLSSLGLCFVLLVTTLVQVSRTPGSPQAKVQDPPSNFSLGAASQEQVLSGLEQVRQQLTWINTSLGALCRPCPWGWEAFQGNCYLFSRTLGTWENSVSSCRDMGAHLVIVNNAAEQRFLRYWDIRKSQRTWIGLSDHNNEATGKRGSPTTPETRTAWSSPWRTGTTASVPPRTSGSASGPPPAALAPEHPAPSPRRWSQSGALRWLSSGPVPSLPAGPADAFAS
- the LOC143395251 gene encoding CD209 antigen-like protein 2 isoform X1, with amino-acid sequence MAGEHDPRVLGLPAQSAVPPSEEKATFGGQRFTEKDPEMLTQSPKSFPGPAGWLTRVPWILLLLLSSLGLCFVLLVTTLVQVSRTPGSPQAKVQDPPSNFSLGAASQEQVLSGLEQVRQQLTWINTSLGALCRPCPWGWEAFQGNCYLFSRTLGTWENSVSSCRDMGAHLVIVNNAAEQRFLRYWDIRKSQRTWIGLSDHNNEATGKRGSPTTPETRTAWSSPWRTGTTASVPPRTSGSASGPPPAALAPEHPAPSPRRWSQSGALRWLSSGPVPSLPAGPADAFAS
- the LOC143395251 gene encoding CD209 antigen-like protein C isoform X3, which codes for MAGEHDPRVLGLPAQSAVPPSEEKATFGGQRFTEKDPEMLTQSPKSFPGPAGWLTRVPWILLLLLSSLGLCFVLLVTTLVQVSRTPGSPQAKVQDPPSNFSLGAASQEQVLSGLEQVRQQLTWINTSLGALCRPCPWGWEAFQGNCYLFSRTLGTWENSVSSCRDMGAHLVIVNNAAEQRFLRYWDIRKSQRTWIGLSDHNNEGSWYWVDNTPLQLSYWKEGEPNNAGDEDCVELSVEDWNDSKCTAQNFWICERPSARCPGA